Proteins encoded by one window of Halomonas sp. Bachu 37:
- a CDS encoding beta-ketoacyl synthase — MGGINPAGRTSGHQAFRRTVLDVLPADQQRHTIESLAALMRLAQHDEQGWRDASGQAVTEPGEHFRARVINHTLIRRNEDPRFQPPGLPANRQANLALAQPLTFRLHKRQLPEQLPASWQVRAIDHREVEVSVPAGELDVLLPDAQTPKVAAAAQLPSGFDPASLYRSVHHPRGLSMTIFAASDCLGASGLAWEGLRNRLDPDHIAVYAGNSIGQLDDQGWGGLLKSLVTGNRTTSKQMPLGYGQMPADFLNAYVLGSVGGTGATLGACASFLYNLRLGIDDIRAGRRRVVMVGTSDAPITPEIIEGFRAMGALADDASLKLLDALDVLSDADYQRACRPFARNCGFTMAEASQFVMLMDDSLALEVGADILGSVPDVFVNADGFKRSISAPGIGNYITLGKAASLVRDMLGERSLHQRSFLHAHGTSTPKNRITESHVFDEIARANGVQEWPVVAVKAFVGHSQGTAAGDQLTSALGSFSHGLLPGIPTLDKVADDVYAQRLRLSNQPQSFAADAAFINAKGFGGNNATGVVLSPAVTEKLLYQRHGKHAMQAWRERRQAVQAQAQAYLDQADKGHYRPRYQFGEAVLEGPELDIHADHINIPGYTHPVSLTVANPFGRLADDDAPGEGEK; from the coding sequence ATGGGCGGCATCAACCCCGCTGGCAGAACCTCGGGCCACCAGGCCTTTCGCCGCACCGTGCTTGATGTCCTACCCGCTGACCAGCAGCGCCACACCATCGAAAGCCTGGCCGCCCTGATGCGCCTTGCCCAGCATGACGAACAAGGCTGGCGCGATGCGTCGGGTCAGGCAGTAACGGAGCCCGGCGAGCATTTTCGGGCGCGAGTCATCAATCACACACTGATACGCCGCAACGAAGACCCGCGCTTTCAGCCACCGGGGCTACCCGCCAATCGCCAGGCGAACCTGGCGCTTGCCCAACCGCTGACGTTTCGCCTGCACAAGCGCCAACTGCCCGAGCAGCTACCCGCCAGCTGGCAGGTACGGGCGATTGACCATCGCGAAGTGGAAGTCAGCGTCCCCGCGGGCGAATTGGATGTTCTGCTGCCCGATGCGCAGACACCCAAGGTTGCGGCGGCCGCCCAACTCCCCAGCGGGTTCGACCCGGCAAGCCTCTACCGCAGCGTGCACCACCCCCGCGGACTCTCGATGACCATCTTCGCCGCCAGCGATTGCCTGGGGGCCAGCGGCCTGGCGTGGGAGGGCTTGCGTAACCGGCTCGACCCGGACCATATCGCCGTCTATGCCGGTAACTCCATCGGCCAGCTGGATGATCAAGGCTGGGGAGGGCTGCTCAAGAGCCTGGTCACCGGCAATCGCACTACTTCCAAGCAGATGCCCCTGGGTTACGGCCAGATGCCGGCGGACTTTCTCAATGCTTACGTGCTGGGTAGCGTCGGCGGCACGGGTGCGACCCTCGGCGCCTGCGCCAGCTTCCTCTACAACCTGCGCCTGGGCATCGACGACATCCGCGCCGGGCGCCGCCGCGTGGTCATGGTGGGCACCAGTGATGCCCCCATCACTCCCGAGATCATCGAAGGCTTTCGCGCCATGGGAGCGCTGGCGGACGATGCCAGCCTCAAGCTGCTGGATGCCCTCGATGTGCTGAGCGATGCTGACTACCAGCGCGCCTGTCGCCCGTTTGCGCGCAACTGCGGTTTCACCATGGCCGAAGCCAGCCAGTTCGTCATGCTGATGGACGACTCCCTGGCGCTGGAAGTAGGGGCGGATATCCTGGGCTCGGTGCCGGATGTCTTCGTCAATGCCGACGGTTTCAAGCGCTCCATTTCGGCGCCAGGCATCGGCAACTACATCACCCTGGGCAAGGCAGCGTCGCTGGTTCGCGACATGCTGGGCGAGCGCTCGTTGCATCAGCGCAGCTTCCTTCACGCCCACGGCACCAGCACCCCCAAGAACCGCATTACCGAGTCCCACGTGTTCGATGAAATCGCCCGCGCCAATGGCGTGCAGGAGTGGCCCGTGGTCGCCGTCAAGGCCTTCGTGGGTCACTCGCAAGGAACCGCGGCAGGCGACCAGCTCACCAGCGCCCTGGGAAGTTTTTCCCACGGCTTGCTGCCCGGCATTCCCACGCTGGACAAGGTGGCCGACGACGTATACGCCCAGCGCTTGCGCCTGAGCAACCAGCCGCAATCCTTCGCGGCGGATGCCGCTTTCATCAATGCCAAGGGGTTCGGCGGCAACAATGCCACCGGCGTGGTGCTCTCGCCCGCGGTTACCGAAAAACTGCTGTATCAGCGCCACGGCAAACACGCCATGCAAGCCTGGCGAGAGCGGCGACAAGCCGTGCAAGCCCAGGCCCAGGCTTACCTGGACCAGGCGGACAAGGGCCACTACCGGCCACGTTACCAGTTCGGCGAAGCCGTACTCGAAGGCCCGGAGCTGGATATCCACGCCGACCACATCAACATTCCCGGCTACACTCACCCCGTTTCGCTGACGGTCGCCAACCCGTTCGGGCGACTCGCCGACGACGACGCCCCCGGCGAGGGAGAAAAGTGA
- the coaD gene encoding pantetheine-phosphate adenylyltransferase — MTTAVYPGTFDPLTNGHFDLIERAARLFDRVVVAIAASPGKSPTLSLETRIELARSVCADLDNVEVVGFSSLLTTLMREHDAHVILRGLRAVSDFEYELQLANMNRAQNPDLESVFLTPAIENSYISSTIVREIAKLGGDISPLVHPRVAQALRKHYNT; from the coding sequence ATGACAACCGCCGTCTACCCAGGCACTTTCGATCCTCTCACCAATGGCCATTTCGACCTGATCGAGCGTGCCGCGCGCCTGTTCGACAGGGTCGTGGTGGCGATCGCCGCCAGCCCTGGCAAGAGCCCCACCCTGAGTCTTGAGACCCGTATCGAGTTGGCCCGTAGTGTCTGTGCTGATCTCGATAACGTGGAAGTGGTAGGATTTTCCAGCCTGCTGACCACCTTGATGCGAGAGCACGATGCCCATGTCATCCTGCGTGGCTTGCGCGCCGTGTCGGACTTCGAGTACGAGCTGCAGCTGGCCAACATGAACCGGGCGCAAAACCCTGATCTGGAAAGCGTCTTCCTGACACCGGCGATCGAAAACTCGTACATTTCCTCTACCATCGTGCGCGAGATTGCCAAGCTGGGCGGCGATATCAGCCCATTGGTTCATCCCCGGGTCGCGCAAGCGTTGCGTAAGCACTACAATACGTGA
- a CDS encoding YfhL family 4Fe-4S dicluster ferredoxin: MALMITEECINCDVCEPECPNNAISAGEEIYVIDPGLCTECVGHYDEPQCQQVCPVDCIPLDPQRPENRDELMEKYHRITAA; this comes from the coding sequence ATGGCCCTGATGATCACCGAAGAGTGCATCAACTGTGATGTCTGCGAACCGGAATGCCCCAATAACGCAATTTCTGCGGGCGAAGAGATCTATGTGATCGATCCCGGACTGTGTACCGAGTGCGTCGGCCACTACGATGAGCCACAATGTCAGCAGGTGTGCCCGGTGGACTGTATCCCGCTGGACCCGCAGCGCCCGGAAAACCGCGATGAGTTGATGGAAAAGTATCATCGCATCACCGCCGCCTGA
- a CDS encoding MATE family efflux transporter: MASTSPSPPPRIWSLAWPIIVSNISVPLLGLVDTAVMGHLPDSRYLAGVTLGATLLGFLYWSFGFLRMGTTGLVAQAQGRESANEVRNLLGQSLVMAGVIGAGLILLSAPLIELGLWLLDGSEAATRLAREYAEIRLLSAPAVLANYAILGWFLGQQNSRVTLMILVLTNCVNIVLDVVFVVGLGMTSNGVAWASVLADYTALAFGAWLVLRRLPQLGGRFLRHRLQKLSAYAELFHVNTNLFVRTLGLLFAMAFFTAQGARQGDTVLAANAVLLQFIMLTSYALDGYAHAAESLVGRAFGRRDWEEFAAIVRSAAYFSLVTAGVASGLFAVGGDALIALLTGLPEVRETAATYLPWMMVMPLIAVWSYLLDGVFIGTTAVREMRNSIYIGLAAYLPAWWLMQGFGNHGLWAAFMLFALVRSLVLIGYYRRYRRLHWRD; the protein is encoded by the coding sequence TTGGCTTCCACGTCGCCTTCGCCACCACCGCGTATCTGGTCGCTCGCCTGGCCGATTATCGTCTCGAACATCAGCGTACCGCTGCTGGGCCTGGTGGATACGGCGGTCATGGGACATCTACCCGATTCTCGCTACCTTGCCGGAGTAACCCTCGGCGCAACGCTACTCGGCTTTCTCTACTGGAGCTTCGGCTTTCTGCGCATGGGCACGACCGGGCTGGTCGCCCAGGCCCAGGGCCGGGAAAGCGCCAATGAGGTCCGCAATCTGCTGGGGCAGTCATTGGTCATGGCGGGAGTGATCGGCGCCGGTTTGATTCTGCTCTCTGCACCGTTGATCGAGCTGGGATTATGGTTGCTCGACGGTAGCGAAGCGGCGACCCGGCTGGCACGCGAGTATGCCGAGATTCGCTTGCTATCGGCCCCGGCGGTGCTCGCCAATTACGCGATTCTGGGTTGGTTTCTCGGTCAGCAGAATTCGCGGGTCACGCTGATGATCCTGGTACTGACCAACTGTGTGAATATCGTGCTGGACGTGGTGTTCGTGGTCGGGCTGGGCATGACCAGCAACGGCGTGGCCTGGGCCAGCGTACTGGCCGACTACACCGCTCTGGCGTTTGGCGCCTGGCTGGTGCTGCGCCGCCTACCCCAGCTTGGTGGGCGTTTCCTGCGCCATCGTCTGCAGAAATTGAGCGCCTATGCTGAGTTGTTCCATGTCAACACCAACCTTTTCGTGCGAACCCTCGGGCTGCTGTTCGCCATGGCCTTCTTCACCGCCCAGGGAGCGCGCCAAGGGGATACCGTACTTGCCGCCAATGCCGTGCTGTTGCAGTTCATCATGCTCACCTCTTACGCCCTGGATGGCTACGCCCACGCCGCCGAGTCACTGGTGGGCCGCGCCTTCGGCCGTCGCGACTGGGAGGAATTCGCTGCCATCGTGCGCTCGGCCGCGTATTTTTCCCTGGTCACCGCCGGTGTGGCCAGTGGTCTCTTCGCCGTGGGCGGCGATGCCCTGATCGCCCTGCTTACCGGCTTGCCCGAGGTACGTGAGACCGCCGCAACGTACTTGCCGTGGATGATGGTGATGCCGTTGATTGCGGTCTGGAGCTATCTGCTGGACGGCGTATTCATCGGTACCACGGCGGTACGCGAAATGCGCAACAGCATCTACATCGGGCTGGCGGCTTATCTTCCGGCATGGTGGCTGATGCAGGGGTTCGGCAACCATGGCCTGTGGGCGGCCTTCATGCTTTTCGCGCTGGTGCGCTCGCTGGTACTGATAGGCTATTACCGTCGTTACCGGCGCCTCCACTGGCGTGATTAA
- a CDS encoding short-chain fatty acid transporter: MLKAISKPAVKLVERYLPDPYIFVLLLTLIAAIAAIAVERQTPLAVLRFWGDGFWNLLTFSMQMLLVLVTGFMLASSPPVKRILQRIAGTAKSAGGAIILVTLVSLAASWINWGFGLVVGALFAKELARLVRVDYRLLVASAYTGFVVWHGGLAGSIPLTIATEGHFTADQIGVIGTGSTIFAFFNLAIVVCLFIAIPLVNRLMLPDEKDSVYVDAKLLEEPELSHTRGTRPAERLENSIPLSWLVGIPGLLFLLDHFFLRGGGLNLNVVNFLFLFLAIVLHRTPRSLLISLNEAIKGGAGIVIQFPFYAGIMAIMVQSGLAQSMSEWLVSFSTSTSLPFWSFLSAGIVNLFVPSGGGQWAVQAPVILPAAQALGADISRVAMAVAWGDAWTNLLQPFWALPVLAIAGLKAKDIMGFCLIQLFITGIIISVGLVWF; this comes from the coding sequence ATGCTGAAAGCCATTTCCAAGCCAGCGGTCAAGCTGGTGGAGCGCTACCTTCCCGATCCCTATATATTTGTCCTGCTGCTTACCTTGATTGCCGCCATCGCGGCGATCGCCGTGGAGCGCCAGACGCCGCTGGCCGTCCTGCGCTTCTGGGGCGACGGCTTCTGGAACCTGCTCACCTTCTCCATGCAGATGCTGCTGGTGCTGGTGACGGGCTTCATGCTGGCAAGCTCGCCTCCGGTCAAGCGGATCCTCCAGCGCATCGCCGGCACCGCCAAGAGCGCCGGTGGCGCGATCATCCTGGTAACCCTGGTCTCGCTGGCGGCAAGCTGGATCAACTGGGGCTTCGGCCTGGTGGTCGGAGCGCTGTTCGCCAAGGAGCTGGCCCGCCTGGTCCGGGTCGATTACCGCTTGCTGGTCGCCAGTGCCTACACCGGCTTTGTGGTATGGCACGGGGGGCTTGCCGGCTCGATCCCGCTGACCATCGCCACCGAGGGGCACTTCACCGCCGACCAGATTGGCGTGATTGGCACCGGATCGACGATCTTCGCCTTTTTCAACCTGGCCATCGTGGTCTGCCTGTTCATTGCCATACCGCTGGTTAACCGGCTGATGCTGCCGGATGAGAAAGACAGCGTTTATGTCGATGCCAAGCTGCTCGAAGAGCCGGAGTTATCTCATACCCGCGGCACGCGTCCGGCGGAGCGGCTGGAAAACAGCATACCGCTATCCTGGCTGGTGGGGATTCCAGGCCTGTTGTTCCTGCTCGATCACTTCTTTCTGCGCGGCGGCGGCTTGAACCTGAACGTGGTCAACTTCCTATTCCTGTTTCTGGCCATCGTGCTGCACCGAACGCCGCGCAGCCTGCTCATCAGCCTGAATGAAGCCATCAAGGGCGGCGCTGGCATCGTCATCCAGTTCCCGTTCTACGCCGGCATCATGGCCATCATGGTCCAGTCCGGCCTGGCACAAAGCATGTCGGAGTGGCTGGTTTCCTTCTCCACCAGCACATCGCTGCCGTTCTGGTCGTTTCTGAGTGCCGGTATCGTCAACCTCTTCGTTCCCTCGGGCGGCGGCCAGTGGGCGGTACAGGCGCCGGTCATCCTGCCCGCGGCTCAGGCGCTCGGGGCGGACATCTCCCGCGTTGCCATGGCGGTGGCCTGGGGCGATGCCTGGACCAACCTGCTGCAGCCATTCTGGGCCTTGCCGGTGCTCGCCATCGCCGGCTTGAAAGCCAAGGACATCATGGGCTTCTGCCTGATCCAGCTGTTCATCACCGGTATCATCATCTCGGTCGGCCTGGTCTGGTTCTAA
- a CDS encoding acyl-CoA thioesterase, with amino-acid sequence MASTPLSEHDPGATQALAGQRELSMTVLMTPDMANFSGKVHGGAILKKLDEVAFACASRYSGHYVVTLSVDQVLFKQPIHVGELVTFLATVNYVGRSSMEVGVKIVAENIREKLIRHTNSCYFTMVAVEADGTPAQVPPLSLETPLQALRFEKAALRKKLRKQAEQEQQRTHAQHSDALGSAAHRA; translated from the coding sequence ATGGCTTCCACCCCCTTATCCGAGCATGATCCCGGAGCAACGCAAGCGCTGGCGGGACAACGGGAACTCTCCATGACCGTGCTGATGACACCGGACATGGCCAATTTCAGCGGCAAGGTACACGGCGGTGCGATCCTCAAGAAACTCGACGAAGTGGCGTTCGCTTGCGCCAGCCGCTATTCGGGGCACTACGTGGTGACACTTTCGGTCGATCAGGTCTTGTTCAAACAGCCTATCCACGTCGGCGAGCTGGTCACGTTTCTCGCTACCGTCAACTACGTAGGACGCTCCTCCATGGAAGTCGGGGTGAAGATCGTGGCCGAGAATATCCGTGAGAAGTTGATTCGCCATACCAACAGCTGTTATTTCACCATGGTCGCCGTCGAGGCGGACGGCACGCCCGCTCAGGTTCCGCCGCTCAGTCTGGAGACACCGCTACAGGCGCTTCGCTTCGAGAAGGCCGCCCTGCGCAAGAAGTTACGCAAACAGGCGGAACAGGAGCAGCAGCGCACCCACGCGCAACATAGCGATGCGCTGGGATCTGCTGCCCATCGTGCATGA
- a CDS encoding ion transporter — translation MNRPACQGDAAIETPNDTIRPHRRTKRDLPPGLERLHLVWDLFIMAAVVINLSFLLFDSLYLLPPLNSAFEQVAPGLHGWYETHIHANFTAIDLSFVALFVMDVLLGWLVAIIERRYHRWFFYPFVHWYDVLGCIPVSGFRLLRVLRVVSLLYRLQRLGLIHVQTWAAYAFLAKYYDILLEELSDRIALRLLGNVQEQVQSSDSLTERVIERVVMPRKQQLVKEIAERLEEMAGGTYQRNREDIRAYINQLIGRTLQESPEIQRLRRLPMGHQLTQAMNASLSGVAWRLVDEMALGINSPEFGKLVEKVAGNGFDTWLRVDERSDHVTEQVLIDALEMIKDQIRRQRWKDRYD, via the coding sequence ATGAATCGGCCAGCCTGTCAGGGAGACGCTGCCATCGAAACGCCTAACGACACTATCCGCCCGCACCGCCGAACCAAGCGAGACCTGCCGCCGGGACTCGAACGCCTGCATCTTGTCTGGGACCTGTTCATCATGGCGGCGGTGGTGATCAACCTCAGCTTCCTGCTGTTCGATTCGCTGTACCTGCTACCACCGCTGAATTCGGCTTTCGAGCAGGTGGCGCCGGGGCTGCATGGCTGGTACGAGACGCACATCCACGCCAATTTCACCGCGATCGACTTGAGCTTCGTCGCCCTGTTCGTGATGGATGTGCTGCTGGGCTGGCTGGTGGCGATTATCGAGCGCCGCTACCACCGCTGGTTCTTCTACCCGTTCGTCCACTGGTACGACGTGCTGGGGTGCATACCGGTGAGCGGTTTTCGCCTCCTGCGGGTATTGCGTGTCGTTTCCCTGCTGTACCGCTTGCAGCGCCTGGGGTTGATTCATGTGCAGACGTGGGCCGCCTACGCCTTTCTCGCCAAGTATTACGATATCCTGCTGGAGGAGTTGTCCGACCGCATCGCGCTGCGCCTTCTGGGTAACGTGCAGGAACAGGTCCAGTCCAGCGACTCGCTGACCGAACGGGTCATCGAGCGAGTCGTGATGCCGCGTAAGCAACAGCTGGTTAAGGAAATCGCCGAGCGCCTGGAAGAGATGGCGGGTGGCACTTATCAACGTAACCGCGAGGACATTCGCGCCTATATCAACCAGCTGATCGGACGTACCTTGCAGGAGAGTCCTGAAATTCAGCGCCTTCGCCGGCTACCCATGGGTCACCAGTTGACCCAGGCCATGAATGCCTCGCTAAGCGGAGTGGCCTGGCGCCTGGTGGACGAGATGGCGCTCGGCATCAACTCACCCGAATTCGGCAAGCTGGTGGAAAAAGTCGCTGGCAACGGCTTCGATACGTGGCTGCGGGTAGATGAACGCAGCGATCACGTGACCGAGCAGGTGCTGATCGACGCCCTGGAAATGATCAAGGATCAGATACGCCGCCAACGCTGGAAAGATCGTTACGACTAG
- a CDS encoding entericidin A/B family lipoprotein — protein MKKLMALSFILLMSAGALAGCNTISGAGQDVEEGGEAVQEAAS, from the coding sequence ATGAAAAAATTGATGGCGCTTAGCTTTATTCTGCTGATGTCCGCAGGTGCCCTGGCGGGTTGCAATACCATTTCAGGCGCCGGCCAGGACGTGGAGGAAGGCGGCGAAGCCGTGCAGGAAGCCGCCAGCTGA
- a CDS encoding HIT family protein, translating into MNELKLDERLEADTLPVAELPLCRLLLMNDARFTWIVLVPRRPQVSEVFELSHSEQQQLWHEATILGKAMKTACGGDKVNIASLGNVVSQLHVHVVIRKQDDAAWPAPVWGHGTPLPYDLDGQADMRALLLAQIDGIDFATPNFSL; encoded by the coding sequence GTGAACGAGCTGAAACTGGATGAGCGCCTTGAGGCGGATACCCTTCCCGTGGCGGAGCTACCGTTATGTCGTTTGCTGCTGATGAACGATGCGCGTTTCACCTGGATCGTCCTGGTTCCCCGCCGCCCCCAGGTCAGCGAGGTCTTCGAGCTCTCACACAGCGAGCAGCAACAGCTGTGGCATGAGGCGACAATACTCGGCAAGGCCATGAAGACGGCGTGCGGTGGCGACAAGGTCAACATTGCCAGCCTGGGCAACGTCGTCAGCCAGCTTCACGTTCATGTAGTGATCCGCAAACAAGACGATGCCGCCTGGCCGGCTCCCGTCTGGGGCCATGGTACGCCATTGCCATACGACCTCGATGGTCAGGCCGACATGCGGGCGTTGCTGCTGGCGCAGATAGACGGCATCGATTTTGCCACGCCTAACTTCAGCTTATGA
- a CDS encoding nickel/cobalt transporter: MLAAYLMTGEHTWAYQVLAWQRELHRGLTQAITQLSSAPSLAAWNGLLGVSFAYGVFHAAGPGHGKAVLATYLVSQGGALRRALALSFAAALLQGVSAITLVVALVHGLGWLTRQAMGSVAWVEQGSFLLVTALGVWLCWRAVRQLRRAYALYHDHDHDHDHTDCCGAHHIEPHQTRDWRTAVVAVVAIGLRPCSGAVLLLGAATLLGQFSAGVVAVLVMSLGTALTVSMLALASVVARDWAQRRLARQTGARRLQLVAGGMALGGGVAIIVLGITLSVAGVAKPDRDSLLTPMRPASVIS, encoded by the coding sequence ATGCTGGCTGCATACCTGATGACAGGAGAGCATACTTGGGCATATCAGGTGCTGGCCTGGCAGCGTGAGCTGCATCGTGGCTTGACCCAGGCGATTACCCAGCTCTCCAGCGCACCGAGCCTGGCGGCCTGGAACGGGCTGCTGGGCGTGAGCTTCGCCTATGGTGTGTTTCATGCCGCCGGGCCCGGACACGGCAAGGCGGTGCTGGCCACGTATCTGGTCTCACAGGGTGGGGCGTTGCGTCGTGCGCTGGCGCTCTCTTTTGCGGCTGCACTGTTGCAGGGAGTCTCGGCAATCACTCTGGTGGTCGCCCTGGTACATGGTCTGGGCTGGTTGACGCGTCAGGCGATGGGCAGCGTGGCCTGGGTGGAGCAGGGCAGTTTTCTGTTGGTGACTGCCCTGGGAGTGTGGCTATGCTGGCGTGCCGTGCGCCAGCTTCGCCGGGCCTATGCTCTTTACCACGACCACGACCACGACCACGACCATACCGATTGCTGTGGAGCGCATCATATCGAGCCCCATCAGACACGAGACTGGCGTACTGCGGTCGTCGCAGTGGTCGCTATCGGGTTACGCCCTTGTAGCGGAGCGGTCTTGCTGCTCGGTGCCGCCACGTTGCTGGGCCAGTTCAGTGCCGGGGTGGTTGCGGTCCTGGTGATGTCGCTGGGAACCGCCCTGACGGTTTCCATGCTGGCGCTGGCCAGCGTGGTGGCGCGGGACTGGGCTCAGCGACGTCTCGCCAGGCAGACCGGCGCTCGCCGCTTGCAACTGGTGGCCGGCGGGATGGCCCTGGGGGGTGGGGTGGCCATCATTGTCCTTGGAATCACGCTGAGTGTTGCCGGGGTAGCGAAGCCCGACAGGGACTCGTTACTCACGCCAATGCGCCCCGCTTCCGTCATAAGCTGA
- a CDS encoding DUF1007 family protein encodes MIRAIVMGVLALWCGVMTTAAWAHPHGWIDMSIEVLTDEADVMQGLRQTWRMDPFYSLIVMEELQQVQGGDLEAGLDQLGGEIRDNLASHGYFTELHLDDEALATGEVEEYTVMERQGRVVFMFILPLAEPHSLAGKTLRYQVFDPSYYLEMVHDAENDEPTAEALRVTGGVACERRIIPADPDPDKVMEAALLDADQESAPGLGRYFAETGEVACG; translated from the coding sequence GTGATACGAGCTATCGTCATGGGAGTCCTGGCGCTCTGGTGCGGCGTGATGACGACCGCCGCCTGGGCGCACCCGCACGGCTGGATCGACATGAGCATCGAAGTGCTGACCGATGAGGCCGATGTCATGCAGGGCCTGCGCCAGACCTGGCGGATGGACCCTTTCTACAGCCTGATCGTCATGGAAGAGCTTCAGCAGGTACAGGGCGGCGACCTGGAGGCCGGGCTGGATCAATTGGGCGGGGAGATTCGCGATAACCTGGCATCACACGGGTACTTTACCGAACTGCATCTCGACGATGAGGCGTTGGCAACAGGAGAGGTCGAGGAGTACACCGTGATGGAGCGTCAGGGGCGGGTGGTGTTCATGTTCATCCTGCCGCTGGCAGAGCCGCATTCGTTGGCGGGAAAGACGCTGCGCTATCAGGTCTTCGATCCCAGCTATTATCTGGAAATGGTACATGACGCCGAGAACGACGAACCCACGGCCGAAGCCTTGCGTGTGACGGGGGGCGTAGCGTGTGAAAGGCGTATTATCCCCGCCGACCCGGACCCCGATAAAGTCATGGAAGCCGCCTTGCTGGATGCGGATCAAGAGTCCGCTCCCGGCCTGGGACGTTATTTTGCCGAGACAGGAGAAGTCGCGTGCGGGTAA
- a CDS encoding glycerate kinase, with amino-acid sequence MNVLLCPDSFKDAMSAEAAADAMAQGIRQAIPHACIVTCPLADGGEGSLDAIIAATGAERRHARVQDALGRYRNASWGWLGSQHTAFVELAEASGLQHLDAHERDALLTTTYGVGELIREALDHGAQRLLLTLGGSATNDAGAGMLSALGARLLDAQGQALAPGGQALGSLASLDISRLDPRLARLQVEAAVDVDNPLLGERGASAVFGPQKGADAAAVALLDSALAHFADRVAATLGTEYRHAAGAGAAGGMGFAARAFLGADLRPGIDMIMAQAGMNELLAQADLVITGEGRLDGQSLAGKTPIGVARTARARGIPVIVLAGSLGDNWQACLDEGVTATFALADGPMPLEEALARTPELLTSRCESLARLWQAADSSARP; translated from the coding sequence ATGAATGTTCTGCTATGCCCCGACAGCTTCAAGGATGCCATGAGCGCCGAGGCCGCCGCCGACGCCATGGCGCAAGGGATACGTCAGGCCATTCCCCACGCTTGCATCGTTACCTGCCCTCTGGCCGACGGCGGGGAGGGCAGTCTCGACGCCATTATCGCCGCCACCGGCGCCGAACGCCGCCATGCCCGGGTACAGGACGCCCTGGGCCGTTACCGCAATGCCTCCTGGGGCTGGCTTGGTTCACAGCATACCGCTTTTGTCGAGCTGGCCGAAGCCAGCGGATTGCAGCACCTGGACGCCCACGAGCGCGATGCCTTGCTCACCACGACCTATGGCGTGGGCGAGCTTATCCGTGAAGCCCTCGATCACGGCGCCCAGCGTTTACTGCTCACCCTGGGAGGCAGCGCCACCAATGACGCCGGGGCCGGCATGCTCAGCGCCCTGGGCGCCAGGCTACTCGACGCTCAGGGCCAAGCGCTTGCTCCCGGCGGCCAGGCACTCGGCTCCTTGGCGAGCCTGGATATTTCCCGCCTCGATCCCCGCCTAGCCCGACTTCAGGTGGAAGCGGCGGTGGATGTGGATAACCCTTTGCTCGGCGAGCGTGGCGCCAGCGCCGTTTTCGGCCCGCAAAAGGGAGCCGACGCAGCGGCGGTAGCGCTCCTGGACAGCGCTCTCGCCCATTTCGCCGATCGCGTCGCGGCGACCCTGGGTACGGAATATCGCCATGCCGCCGGGGCCGGCGCCGCCGGGGGAATGGGCTTCGCCGCGCGAGCGTTTCTTGGCGCCGACCTGCGCCCCGGCATCGACATGATCATGGCCCAGGCCGGTATGAACGAACTGCTGGCCCAGGCCGACCTGGTGATCACCGGCGAGGGGCGCCTGGACGGTCAGAGCCTGGCGGGAAAAACGCCCATTGGCGTGGCCCGCACCGCCCGCGCACGAGGCATACCGGTCATCGTGCTGGCGGGGAGCCTGGGGGATAACTGGCAAGCCTGCCTGGACGAAGGTGTAACGGCGACGTTCGCCCTGGCCGATGGGCCGATGCCTCTCGAGGAAGCGCTGGCGCGGACGCCGGAACTGCTCACATCGCGCTGCGAGAGTCTGGCGCGCCTCTGGCAAGCAGCCGATTCCTCGGCCCGCCCTTGA
- a CDS encoding Dps family protein produces MTDTNSIGLHESSASQLAEKLNHLLANYQIFYMNVRGYHWNVRGPHFFELHNKFEELYTDLLTKVDEVAERILTLGHKPVHAYSDYIGMTQIQEDKNVQDGEACVRGILKGYQTLIELQREVLALASDADDEGTAAQAGDYIREQEKTVWMLNAYLG; encoded by the coding sequence ATGACAGATACCAATAGCATCGGTCTGCACGAAAGCAGTGCCAGCCAACTCGCCGAGAAACTCAACCATCTGCTGGCCAACTACCAGATCTTCTACATGAACGTGCGCGGCTATCACTGGAATGTGAGAGGCCCGCATTTCTTCGAGCTGCATAACAAGTTCGAGGAGCTCTATACTGACCTGCTCACCAAGGTCGATGAAGTGGCCGAACGCATCCTGACACTGGGTCACAAGCCGGTACACGCCTACAGCGATTACATCGGCATGACCCAGATTCAGGAAGACAAGAATGTCCAAGACGGCGAAGCGTGCGTTCGGGGCATTCTCAAGGGCTACCAGACACTGATCGAGCTGCAGCGTGAAGTGCTGGCGCTGGCGTCGGATGCCGACGATGAAGGCACCGCTGCCCAGGCAGGAGACTATATCCGCGAACAGGAAAAGACCGTGTGGATGCTTAACGCCTACCTCGGCTAG